In Desulfosalsimonas propionicica, one DNA window encodes the following:
- a CDS encoding FliA/WhiG family RNA polymerase sigma factor — translation MMYQANVYDQRDELIRSHLDFVDFVVCRMRPQIPVFVSMDELRSAAMHGLMEAAARFDPCRGVMFKTYAETRIRGAIRDELRKMDWFSRSMREKHNRVLREIKQLEQDLGRTPTEEEIAGAMDMELGQYHKMLNEIGHLGIVSLHEVLDGDSGGDTFMDQLEDPRTRSPEDSLGKKELVGMLAGAIDSLTEKERLVVTLFYYEEFTQKEIAGILELSEGRISQLHSQALVKLKATLPQ, via the coding sequence ATGATGTATCAGGCAAATGTATATGATCAAAGAGATGAGCTGATCCGGTCCCACCTGGATTTTGTGGATTTTGTCGTATGCCGGATGCGGCCCCAGATTCCGGTATTCGTTTCCATGGACGAGCTGCGTAGCGCTGCAATGCACGGTCTCATGGAAGCTGCTGCCCGGTTTGATCCGTGTCGGGGTGTGATGTTTAAAACCTATGCGGAAACCCGTATCCGGGGAGCGATTCGCGATGAACTCAGGAAAATGGACTGGTTTTCACGGTCCATGCGCGAAAAGCACAACCGGGTCCTCCGGGAGATCAAACAACTGGAGCAGGATCTGGGCCGGACGCCCACGGAAGAAGAGATCGCCGGGGCCATGGACATGGAATTGGGCCAGTATCACAAGATGTTAAACGAAATCGGCCACCTGGGAATTGTCAGCCTCCATGAGGTGCTAGACGGCGATTCCGGCGGCGATACGTTTATGGATCAGCTCGAGGATCCCCGCACCCGGAGCCCGGAGGACTCCCTGGGCAAAAAGGAGTTGGTGGGTATGCTGGCCGGCGCCATTGACAGCCTGACGGAAAAAGAGCGCCTTGTGGTGACGCTGTTTTATTACGAGGAATTTACCCAGAAGGAAATTGCCGGCATCCTGGAACTTTCCGAGGGCCGGATTTCACAGCTTCACAGCCAGGCGCTGGTCAAGCTAAAGGCAACGCTGCCCCAATAG
- the flgF gene encoding flagellar basal-body rod protein FlgF, translated as MGSGIYSALSGGIARMQKMETSINNLANAGNIGYKASQLSFESLINDQLQNGSGKGMNYCRTASRYIDFSQGPLVETSRSLDLAIEGEGFFKVAGEDGFFYTRQGNFRLDGEGNLVTATGGLQLVGGNGPVNLPHNDVNIDEKGQITADGVQIGQVDIYGISDIQSLNQRPDGLFALDGDAQEQPAADGARLHQGSLEHSNVSVMRMTTQLIETQRAYSAYLNTMKLYSDLGEKAREIGRIG; from the coding sequence ATGGGATCAGGAATTTACAGCGCCCTTTCGGGCGGTATTGCCAGGATGCAGAAAATGGAAACATCGATCAACAATCTGGCCAACGCGGGCAATATCGGCTACAAGGCCAGCCAGTTGTCCTTTGAATCCCTGATCAATGATCAGCTCCAGAACGGTTCGGGCAAGGGCATGAATTATTGCCGCACCGCATCCCGGTATATTGATTTTTCCCAGGGCCCGCTGGTGGAAACCAGCCGCAGTCTGGACCTGGCCATTGAGGGAGAAGGATTTTTCAAAGTGGCCGGGGAAGACGGATTTTTTTATACGCGTCAGGGCAACTTTCGTTTAGACGGAGAGGGCAATCTGGTAACCGCCACGGGCGGGTTGCAGCTGGTTGGCGGCAACGGCCCGGTGAACCTGCCGCACAATGACGTAAACATTGACGAAAAGGGGCAGATCACCGCAGACGGCGTGCAGATCGGGCAGGTGGACATCTATGGGATATCCGATATTCAGTCCCTGAATCAGCGGCCGGACGGTCTTTTTGCCCTTGACGGGGACGCACAGGAGCAGCCGGCAGCAGACGGCGCCCGGCTCCACCAGGGCAGCCTTGAGCACTCCAATGTCAGCGTCATGCGCATGACCACGCAGCTCATTGAAACCCAGCGGGCCTACAGCGCCTATCTCAATACCATGAAACTTTACAGCGATCTTGGCGAAAAGGCCCGCGAAATCGGGCGGATCGGATAG
- the flgG gene encoding flagellar basal-body rod protein FlgG, with protein sequence MITALYSAATGMEAQETNINVVANNLANVNTTGFKRSRANFQDLLYQNARAVGSAATADTQVPTGIQVGLGTRTASVEKVHTVGDLQRTGNDLDMAIEGNGFFQVEQPDGETAYTRDGSFKKDSEGRLVTADGNPVIPEIVIPENATKIAVGQDGTVTAFLDSEAAGNEIGTIELARFGNPAGLISLGNNLLQQSDASGDPILGEAANDGFGGIAQGFLEGSNVSIMQEMIDLISGQRAYEVNSKAVKAADEILQQTTQLLA encoded by the coding sequence ATGATTACAGCTCTATATTCTGCAGCAACCGGTATGGAGGCCCAGGAGACCAATATCAATGTGGTTGCCAATAACCTGGCCAATGTCAATACCACCGGGTTTAAAAGAAGCCGGGCCAATTTTCAGGACCTGCTTTATCAAAACGCACGGGCCGTGGGCAGCGCGGCCACGGCCGACACCCAGGTGCCCACCGGCATTCAGGTGGGGCTGGGCACCCGCACAGCCTCTGTGGAAAAGGTGCATACGGTCGGGGATCTGCAGAGAACCGGAAATGACCTGGACATGGCCATTGAAGGAAACGGGTTTTTCCAGGTGGAGCAGCCCGATGGTGAAACCGCCTATACCCGGGACGGAAGCTTTAAAAAAGACAGTGAGGGCCGACTGGTGACAGCCGACGGAAATCCCGTGATTCCGGAGATCGTGATTCCGGAAAACGCCACCAAGATCGCTGTTGGCCAGGACGGGACGGTCACGGCATTTCTTGACTCCGAGGCCGCCGGCAATGAGATCGGAACCATAGAACTGGCCCGTTTCGGCAACCCGGCCGGACTCATCAGCCTGGGCAACAACCTGCTTCAGCAATCCGACGCATCCGGGGACCCGATACTCGGAGAGGCGGCCAATGATGGTTTCGGCGGCATTGCCCAGGGGTTTCTGGAAGGGTCCAACGTCAGCATCATGCAGGAAATGATCGACCTGATTTCTGGCCAGCGCGCCTATGAAGTCAATTCCAAGGCCGTGAAGGCCGCGGATGAAATCCTGCAGCAAACCACCCAGCTTTTGGCGTAA
- the flgA gene encoding flagellar basal body P-ring formation chaperone FlgA yields the protein MRAFLCCLLLIIAAPFSASGLEVAFKADVVARSDMLTIGDVAELTADFETRELADTALFAAPDPGETRCYKSRTLVAYVRQAVSGDRKIKRGGAEQVCVRHDGARLSQGKIQTVVNEHLQSALSHLGAKKVAFEMRNPPESLSLPKGQAEYEILFAGNRILDARKVTVIVRVEGNVVENLSIAGRIRAYLPVVTAARKLGRNNVVTENDLVMREKNIADLRRPCLDPESAVGKRVRRAVSMGQVLEKNDLDAPVLVKRREVVTMILDQGPMRIRARGMATVNGKKGEVIPVQNMSSKREVICEVTGRKQVRVEF from the coding sequence ATGCGTGCTTTCCTTTGTTGCCTGTTGTTGATTATTGCGGCGCCCTTTTCGGCTTCCGGCCTGGAAGTCGCATTTAAAGCCGATGTGGTGGCCCGCTCGGATATGCTTACCATCGGGGATGTGGCGGAGTTGACTGCTGACTTCGAAACCCGGGAGTTGGCGGATACAGCGCTTTTTGCCGCCCCGGATCCGGGAGAAACCCGGTGTTATAAAAGCCGAACGCTTGTGGCCTATGTGCGGCAGGCTGTTTCCGGAGACCGGAAAATCAAGCGGGGCGGGGCGGAACAGGTATGCGTGCGCCATGACGGGGCCAGGCTTTCTCAGGGAAAGATCCAGACCGTGGTCAACGAGCACCTGCAGTCAGCCCTTTCGCATCTCGGGGCCAAAAAGGTGGCCTTTGAAATGCGCAACCCCCCGGAAAGCCTTAGTCTTCCAAAAGGTCAGGCTGAATATGAAATTCTGTTTGCCGGAAACCGAATACTGGATGCCCGAAAAGTTACGGTGATTGTCCGGGTGGAGGGAAACGTGGTGGAAAACCTCAGTATTGCCGGCCGGATCCGGGCCTATCTGCCCGTGGTGACAGCCGCCCGGAAACTGGGGCGCAACAATGTGGTCACTGAAAATGATTTGGTCATGCGGGAAAAAAATATTGCCGACCTGCGCCGACCCTGCCTTGATCCGGAATCAGCTGTGGGAAAGCGCGTCAGGCGGGCTGTGTCCATGGGGCAGGTGCTGGAGAAAAACGATCTGGATGCGCCGGTTCTGGTCAAACGCCGGGAGGTGGTGACAATGATTCTGGATCAGGGACCCATGCGCATCCGGGCCCGGGGCATGGCAACGGTAAACGGCAAAAAGGGCGAAGTGATCCCTGTGCAGAACATGAGTTCCAAAAGAGAAGTCATCTGCGAGGTGACCGGAAGAAAACAGGTGCGGGTGGAGTTTTAA
- a CDS encoding flagellar basal body L-ring protein FlgH produces the protein MKSKLFILLMAALVLGACAGQQKPGPGEQSRLIEKPAQQDRQTGQQQKTPVRAQTGSLWQNSSSSLFAANIATGVGDIVTVTISEQASAAKEAETSTGRSSSASVGIPKLFGYETALANKNPNLDPSSLISASTDNSFEGSGSTSREERLSATLTTRVVEEVEGGNLRIKGSKTVRVNNEDQIIRLTGIVRPYDITAYNTIDSKYILDARIEYTGDGIISEKQRPGWLARLIDIAWPF, from the coding sequence ATGAAATCAAAATTATTCATCCTGTTGATGGCCGCCCTGGTACTGGGGGCATGCGCGGGCCAGCAAAAACCCGGGCCCGGAGAGCAATCCAGGCTTATTGAAAAACCAGCGCAGCAGGACCGGCAAACCGGGCAGCAGCAGAAAACCCCGGTTCGGGCCCAAACCGGATCGCTTTGGCAAAACAGCAGCAGTTCATTGTTTGCTGCCAATATCGCCACCGGGGTGGGCGATATCGTCACTGTCACCATATCCGAGCAGGCCAGCGCGGCAAAGGAGGCAGAAACCTCCACCGGACGATCATCTTCGGCCTCTGTGGGTATTCCCAAATTATTTGGGTACGAAACTGCCCTGGCCAACAAGAACCCCAACCTCGATCCGTCGAGTCTGATTTCTGCAAGCACGGACAATTCCTTTGAAGGCTCGGGCAGCACTTCCCGGGAGGAGCGGCTGTCGGCCACCCTGACCACACGGGTCGTGGAAGAAGTGGAGGGCGGAAATCTGAGAATTAAGGGTTCCAAGACTGTGCGGGTTAACAATGAGGACCAGATTATACGGCTGACAGGGATTGTCCGTCCCTATGACATCACAGCTTATAATACCATTGATTCCAAATACATCCTCGATGCCCGCATCGAGTATACCGGCGATGGGATTATATCCGAAAAACAGCGTCCGGGCTGGCTGGCCCGGCTCATTGACATTGCCTGGCCTTTCTGA
- a CDS encoding flagellar basal body P-ring protein FlgI, with translation MKKLTISMVLCLMLAWSASGFSARIKDLTELQGVRDNQLLGYGLVVGLNDTGDSDKNGITMQTVANMMEHMGMTLDRSEIDVENVAAVMVTANLPPFARAGTKIDIVVSSLGDAESLSGGMLLRTPLMGADNEVYAVAQGSVVVGGISLSGQAASVEKNHPTVGRIPDGALVEREVGFSLPGNGPYVFHLKEADFTTISRMVTAVNSGFEENIARAVDSKSMAVDLPADFSASPVQFLSRLENLEVQPDAKARIVVNERTGTIVMGANVRLSTVAVAHGNIKLTIRERPGVSQPAPFSRGGQTVVVPDTELEVEEEKARFMVMERGVNVGDVAAALNAIGVTPRDVIAIFQAVKAAGALQAELVVM, from the coding sequence ATGAAAAAATTGACAATTTCCATGGTCCTGTGTCTGATGCTGGCCTGGTCTGCTTCCGGTTTCAGTGCGCGGATCAAGGATCTGACCGAACTGCAGGGCGTGCGCGACAATCAGCTTTTGGGATACGGCCTGGTGGTGGGGTTAAACGATACCGGAGACAGCGATAAGAACGGGATCACAATGCAGACCGTGGCCAACATGATGGAGCACATGGGCATGACCCTGGACCGCAGTGAAATCGATGTGGAAAACGTGGCTGCTGTCATGGTCACCGCCAATTTGCCGCCCTTTGCCCGGGCCGGCACCAAAATCGACATCGTGGTTTCGTCTTTGGGCGATGCCGAAAGCCTGTCCGGGGGAATGCTTCTGCGCACGCCGCTTATGGGAGCAGACAATGAGGTCTATGCCGTAGCCCAGGGATCGGTGGTCGTTGGCGGAATTTCCCTTTCCGGGCAGGCGGCCTCTGTTGAAAAAAATCATCCCACGGTGGGCCGGATCCCCGACGGGGCCCTGGTGGAACGGGAAGTGGGGTTTTCTTTGCCGGGCAACGGCCCGTATGTGTTTCATCTCAAGGAAGCTGATTTTACCACCATTTCCCGGATGGTGACAGCGGTGAATTCCGGATTTGAGGAAAATATCGCCCGGGCGGTGGACAGCAAGAGCATGGCCGTGGACTTGCCCGCTGATTTTTCCGCCAGCCCGGTGCAGTTTCTCTCCCGCCTGGAGAATCTGGAGGTCCAGCCGGATGCAAAGGCCAGAATCGTGGTCAATGAAAGAACCGGCACCATCGTCATGGGCGCAAATGTCCGCCTTTCCACCGTGGCGGTCGCCCATGGCAACATCAAGCTGACCATACGGGAAAGACCCGGTGTTTCCCAGCCCGCCCCGTTTAGCCGGGGAGGGCAGACCGTTGTGGTGCCTGATACCGAACTGGAAGTGGAAGAAGAGAAGGCCCGTTTCATGGTCATGGAGCGCGGTGTCAATGTGGGTGATGTGGCAGCGGCTTTAAATGCCATCGGTGTTACGCCCCGGGACGTGATCGCCATTTTTCAGGCCGTAAAAGCGGCAGGCGCCCTTCAGGCCGAGCTGGTTGTGATGTAA
- a CDS encoding rod-binding protein — protein MKLALDPAVSLPQAGAGKTDDPANRNDPEALRAICQDFESILIQSMFKEMRKTIPESELLDTGMASDLFDEMMDMEVARDMARKGGFGLADQLYRQLQGTGEGSD, from the coding sequence ATGAAACTGGCACTTGATCCCGCCGTCAGCCTGCCGCAGGCCGGCGCGGGCAAAACCGATGATCCGGCAAACCGCAATGATCCCGAAGCGCTCCGGGCGATTTGCCAGGACTTTGAGTCCATTTTGATCCAATCCATGTTTAAGGAAATGCGAAAAACCATTCCGGAATCAGAGCTTTTGGATACGGGCATGGCCTCTGATCTTTTCGACGAGATGATGGATATGGAAGTGGCCCGGGACATGGCCCGAAAGGGGGGTTTTGGTTTGGCAGACCAGCTTTACAGGCAGCTGCAGGGCACCGGGGAAGGATCGGACTGA
- the flgM gene encoding flagellar biosynthesis anti-sigma factor FlgM, with protein MKIDPAHVVKQFEAIHKKQSVNAAEKTAKAREGDKVVFSEELREMQGVNNDMSADAQRQARLDSVKEQIANGSYSPDSVKVAESLLQYIAGTQSHE; from the coding sequence ATGAAGATAGATCCGGCGCATGTGGTAAAGCAGTTTGAGGCCATACACAAGAAGCAGTCTGTGAATGCTGCCGAAAAGACAGCCAAAGCCAGGGAAGGCGACAAGGTGGTTTTTTCAGAAGAACTCCGTGAAATGCAGGGTGTTAACAACGATATGTCCGCGGACGCACAGCGGCAGGCAAGGCTTGATTCGGTCAAGGAGCAGATTGCAAACGGCTCCTACTCCCCGGATTCGGTCAAGGTGGCCGAGAGCCTGCTGCAGTATATCGCGGGAACCCAAAGCCATGAATAG
- the flgK gene encoding flagellar hook-associated protein FlgK produces the protein MSLNIALHAGLSGVLTHQKQVEVTGNNIANVNTPGYSRQTLSVSPGKAIDMNGLLLGQGVDAETVNREYDKFVSGQLVEQGDVLGREEAKSSPLAEIERIMGIGEDSLASEIEGFFGAWHDLSANPGGSVERDQVIYKGENLLDSFSQLESGLVDVRRNINDSLNAEVNGINLKLQKVAELNASIKDKQSLGHVANTDLDERDVVVKELSELLGVQTFETGQGQVGLQLPGGVPLVQGNRAMGFEGYYEGGNLQIQIRSGDVVLETDRTNFGGKFRGLMELRDQFIPELEQDLDDLRHGIVTNVNAQHEAGYDLDGNTGRSFFTRPASVQSETGFADPAALTLDTGEIEINDSTITIDAQNNSLYGIRDAINDSDAGVIASVVHDGTDYHLDLTPKTRGADVESDFSQLSDFIDEDTDGNFFDAAGSEQISVAVDSTDQVAAAGFPEGAPGDNVNAMAIHELNSSKLINGDQTFVDAYGRIAATVGTETRRNTMARQGAADTMDQLENLRESMVGVSLEQEMINLTLFQRGFEASSRFVQTIDEMMGTLIGLKR, from the coding sequence ATGAGTTTAAATATCGCATTGCACGCCGGGTTAAGCGGGGTTTTGACCCACCAGAAGCAGGTGGAAGTCACGGGCAACAATATCGCCAATGTCAATACTCCGGGCTATTCCCGGCAGACCCTGAGTGTTTCGCCCGGCAAGGCGATAGACATGAACGGCCTGCTTCTGGGTCAGGGCGTGGATGCGGAAACCGTTAACCGGGAATATGACAAGTTTGTTTCCGGCCAGCTCGTGGAGCAGGGCGATGTGCTGGGCCGCGAGGAGGCCAAAAGCAGTCCTTTAGCTGAAATCGAGCGGATCATGGGCATTGGCGAAGATTCCCTGGCCTCGGAAATCGAGGGTTTTTTCGGGGCGTGGCATGATCTTTCCGCCAATCCGGGCGGCTCGGTGGAGCGCGATCAGGTTATCTACAAGGGAGAAAATCTGCTGGACTCTTTTTCCCAGCTGGAATCCGGGCTTGTGGATGTGCGCCGGAATATCAATGACAGCCTGAATGCCGAGGTCAACGGCATTAATCTAAAACTCCAGAAAGTCGCCGAGCTAAACGCCAGTATCAAGGACAAGCAGTCGTTGGGCCATGTGGCCAACACCGATCTGGACGAAAGGGATGTGGTGGTCAAGGAGCTTTCGGAACTCCTTGGCGTGCAGACTTTTGAAACCGGACAGGGCCAGGTCGGCCTACAGCTGCCCGGCGGGGTTCCTTTGGTGCAGGGAAACCGGGCCATGGGGTTTGAAGGCTATTACGAGGGCGGAAACCTGCAAATACAGATCCGGTCCGGTGATGTTGTCCTGGAAACCGACAGAACCAATTTCGGCGGTAAATTCCGCGGGCTGATGGAATTGCGCGACCAGTTCATCCCTGAACTGGAGCAGGATCTCGATGATTTGCGCCACGGCATTGTCACCAATGTCAACGCCCAGCATGAAGCCGGCTATGACCTGGACGGCAATACGGGGCGGTCCTTTTTCACCCGGCCGGCATCGGTTCAGAGTGAAACCGGATTTGCGGATCCCGCAGCCCTTACTCTGGATACCGGAGAGATCGAGATCAACGATAGCACCATCACCATTGATGCACAAAACAATTCCCTTTACGGCATCCGGGATGCCATCAACGACTCCGATGCAGGCGTGATTGCTTCGGTGGTGCATGACGGGACCGATTATCATCTGGACCTGACCCCGAAAACCCGGGGAGCGGATGTGGAATCCGATTTCAGCCAGCTCTCCGATTTTATAGATGAAGACACTGACGGGAATTTTTTTGACGCTGCCGGCTCCGAGCAAATCTCGGTGGCTGTCGATTCCACCGACCAGGTGGCTGCAGCCGGGTTTCCTGAAGGCGCCCCCGGTGACAATGTCAATGCGATGGCGATCCATGAATTAAACAGCTCAAAGCTTATCAACGGCGATCAAACATTTGTGGACGCATACGGGCGGATCGCAGCCACAGTGGGAACTGAAACCCGGAGAAACACCATGGCCCGGCAGGGTGCGGCCGACACCATGGATCAGCTGGAAAATCTGCGCGAATCCATGGTGGGGGTTTCGCTGGAGCAGGAAATGATCAACCTGACCTTGTTTCAGAGGGGGTTTGAAGCCTCCTCGCGGTTTGTGCAGACCATTGATGAAATGATGGGCACGCTTATCGGGTTAAAGAGGTAA